GGATGACTCCGACTTAAACCAAAATCCATTGACTGTTTATTATGTGCTAATGCATACCCTCACAACATGTTGCGCGGTCTTTCCAATAGTCCAGTTCCCCAGAGAACGCATGCTACTGTACCTATCAAAAATGATGGGTGAGACGTAAGGAGTTCACAATGGTGTGCTTTACTAGTTACCCTTATGATACCCTGAAAGCCCAAAGTGAGGTCTAAATCTAGCTATCTTACCCTTCTAGAAAAGAGTTTACTTTTCTTGGTGCTTTTAGATCCTTTTGAGAATGGATGAGCTGATCAAGCCGAATCAGTTCGTCATATGCCGCACATAATTCATCggcggaaatcttcaaaagcatATACAATGGTTCAGTACTTTCACGCTCGTATTTAATACAACATCTCGCTCTAGCTATTACCCTAACTAACCTACTGAAACTAGAGGAATCACTCAGCCAATAGTAAAGCTTGTCACCCCGTGGTGCTGCCCGTCGGGGTATTTCTTAATCAATTACCTGTAACAACAATTTAACCATGCATTAGTTGACAATAAAGATCAAACCAATGAGTTCTTGACCAGCGTCAGAGGTATGGTAACAATAAATGAGGCCAGCTGtttaaaaactgaaaatttgctTTTACTAAACAACCGATCTTtctacaaacttttcaaaaaacattctcaaaaaaaaaaattataaaaaatcctAATTTATCCTTGCTTAATGATGGACAAGGACTGAGTGAGCTGGGACAACAGCGGCGTGATGGGCGACAACTGGAACAGCATGGGCTACTGGAACTGCATGAGCTACTGGTACAACAGTCCTGACAACGGGGGCAGCAACAACAGTCTTTACAAGGGGTGCACTATGGACTACATGGCtgtataaataaacaaataaaatattattaaaacatGCCGAAATTATAGTTGTAAATTTTATATACCTGGATGAATGGCTAACAGCAACTGGGGCTGCAACATGAGCAACTGAGGCAACATGTGCTACTGGAGCAACAACGACTCCTCCTGGAGCAGCAACGGCAACAGCGAAAATGCAGGCGAGAGCAATCTGTAACCAAAACATTGATTTAAATTAgtcaactctctctctctctcttcgaaATTtccttatatattattattatccttatATCTCTCAAATGCGTACCAATTTGAACATGTTTGCTAgagtttttattatttggtATTAAGTGATAACCGAATTACTTCAGATATTAACTGATGCTAGCCTCTGCATCCGACAGAGCTTTTATACTGTTAAGACTTCAATATGAGACCCACACGGCTTGAACTAAAAGCGGGGATTTAGTTGTTATGGAACAAGTTTGGTTAATTCCGTGGTAGATTTCTGCAAAGTTAATAACTGTTGATTTGTGGGTGAATTTGCCACTTTTTGTAAAACTCTACGCATACTTCTTTCTGGGCGTTTATTCGGTTCGGTTGCAGGGTTGGACCATCTCAATCGAGTTCCCCACTGTTCTcgattgttggttggttcggaTGGAGGCAAGCTGTTTTCAAATCATTATTTGCGGTATCAGCCTATCGTTAGGTTGACGGTTGGGTCGTTCTGATCgactttttcattttcaaactgATCTTGGCTAGCTTCAATCGCAACATCTCGATAAAGGCTGCACCAACTTTTATTGGGAATGTTTATATTAATTATCTCCGAAGTCGCGTGACGGTGTTCTTCCTTATCGGTGGTTGTTAGCACTATAAACGAGCTATAAGCGACAGGGTGAACGATACTGCAGTGGATTTTAGACGTCAAGCGTTAATTAATATGCCTTTCGCAAAGTAGGCCGGTTACTGAAGACTACTTCAATCACTTCATGACGCAGTTCCCAATAGACTGATACAAGACCGTTGTCCCTAATAGTAATCGCGCCGGTTTCATTGGTGTCGGTTGCACCTGAATTTAGCATTTAGCACCTGAAATAAAACACATGAGCGACAGTATATTGCCTTCTTGATGTTTACCTAATACTATATCCACAATTTCCCTCTTTCTGAACGAAGAAGTCTTTCTTTTCAATGTCGATCATAAAAAATGAAAGGATAAtactatataatattatatactaGAAAAGCGACTATCCTGCTATCGTTGAAACTCAGAATACAGCTGCAGTAAAAACTGAGATGGAAGTTTTGATTGTTCGTGTGCATTTTGATCTTACAGTGTAATCCCCTTTGCCTAGAGTTTTTTCGAGCCAGAAGGTACTATTTCTAACCTGTAAATAAGCCCCCATTAGTTACATTGATACACCCTTTATTGATGATAAGAACTTTGTGATGATTTTGGTCtgtgtttgttccaaaaaactGTTATTTTGTTCTAGTCATTTACATGATTTTgttgaaataattgaatttgGGGGACTACCATGTCAGtcatcagcatcaacggcgctacaacgggtatccgatctaagcctgacttaataaagaactcctgacatgccggtttttgcgccgagatctatCAATTTAATATCTCctaaagctgtttggcgttctggcctacgtcatcgctccatttgCGGCAGGGTATGCCACGTATTCTTTTCCTGCCctaaatattgcctttatatatttttcgggTTGGATGatcctcaaccatacggattagatgatCTGCCCATACCTCACCACCCCAGATAGTCGTGGtaccgctcataaatttcgtcattatgtaggctacggaatcgttcatcctcatgtagggggccaaaaattcttcggaggattcttctctcacacggaaccaagagttcgcaatttttcttgctaagaacccagggctccgaggaatacatagagCTAGACAGTCCCCATTATTCTGTTTTACAGTAAGTTTTGACCCTTTGGTAatacatttcgagcgaaatagtttttgtaagctgaaatgggctttgtttgttaccaacaaccgtgcgcggatttcattgttgcagtctcctatctttattgttattatttgaccagtgccatttgatgggACAATTTGTCTCGCTTTTAGGCGCCTTCATCCCGTcccgtctgcaatttttcattaagaaagtactcccagcgatcacgtcgagatggagatagggtttggcagtagcgctgttggtgttggttcggcaggcatttcccaggttttatgctgcctCGTGGGC
The window above is part of the Hermetia illucens chromosome 3, iHerIll2.2.curated.20191125, whole genome shotgun sequence genome. Proteins encoded here:
- the LOC119652502 gene encoding larval cuticle protein F1-like, producing MFKLIALACIFAVAVAAPGGVVVAPVAHVASVAHVAAPVAVSHSSSHVVHSAPLVKTVVAAPVVRTVVPVAHAVPVAHAVPVVAHHAAVVPAHSVLVHH